The following proteins are encoded in a genomic region of Triticum dicoccoides isolate Atlit2015 ecotype Zavitan chromosome 1B, WEW_v2.0, whole genome shotgun sequence:
- the LOC119336844 gene encoding cytochrome P450 89A2-like isoform X2, with the protein MDTWHIFLGSILFAIPLILLLRGRKGGRLRVPPGPPSLPVLGSVVWLTNSLADVEPLLRRLFKRYGPIVSLRVGSRLSIFVADRRLAHAALVERGATLADRPALPSLKLLGENDNTITRASYGPVWRLLRRNLVSETLHPSRVRLFAPARSWVRRVLAEKLRDESSSGGAAVVETFQYAMFCLLVLIYRSRKMAVFAFLPSVTKHLYRDRLQTVHAMQRRKKDLFVPLINARREYRKLGGEPKKESTFEHSYVDALLDIKLPEEGNRPLTDNEMINLCSEFLDAGTDTTSTGLQWIMAELVKNPAIQEKLYKEISATKGDDQDEVSEEDVHKVPYLKAVVLEGLRKHPPAHFVLPHKAAEDMEVGGYLIPKGATVNFMVAEMSRDEREWEKPTEFLPERFLPGGAGEAVDVTGNREIKMMPFGVGRRICAGLGIAMLHLEYFVANMVREFEWQEVPGEEVDFAEKNEFTVVMKKPLRPRLVPRRA; encoded by the exons ATGGACACGTGGCACATCTTTCTCGGCTCGATCCTCTTCGCCATCCCGCTGATCCTACTCCTCCGCGGCCGCAAGGGCGGCCGCCTCCGCGTCCCGCCCGGCCCGCCGTCCCTGCCGGTGCTGGGCAGCGTGGTGTGGCTGACCAACTCGCTCGCCGACGTGGAGCCCCTGCTCCGGCGCCTGTTCAAGCGCTACGGCCCCATCGTGTCCCTGCGCGTGGGGTCCCGCCTCTCCATCTTCGTCGCCGACCGCCGCCTCGCGCACGCGGCGCTCGTCGAGCGCGGCGCCACGCTCGCGGACCGCCCCGCCCTCCCTTCGCTGAAGCTGCTGGGCGAGAACGACAACACCATCACGCGCGCCAGCTACGGCCCCGTGTGGCGCCTCCTGCGCCGCAACCTCGTCTCCGAGACGCTGCACCCGTCGCGGGTCCGCCTCTTCGCCCCCGCGCGCTCCTGGGTGCGCCGCGTGCTGGCCGAGAAGCTGCGTGATGAGTCGTCCTCCGGCGGCGCGGCCGTCGTGGAGACATTCCAGTACGCCATGTTCTGTCTCCTCGTGCTCAT CTACAGGTCGAGGAAGATGGCCGTCTTCGCCTTCCTGCCGTCGGTGACCAAGCACCTCTACCGCGACCGCCTCCAGACCGTGCACGCCATGCAGCGGCGGAAGAAGGACCTGTTCGTGCCGCTGATCAACGCTCGGCGGGAGTACAGGAAACTCGGCGGCGAGCCCAAGAAAGAGAGCACGTTCGAGCACTCCTACGTCGACGCCCTGCTCGACATTAAGCTCCCCGAGGAGGGAAACCGCCCGCTGACCGACAACGAGATGATCAACCTCTGTTCCGAGTTCCTCGACGCCGGGACCGACACCACCTCCACCGGGTTGCAGTGGATCATGGCCGAGCTGGTGAAGAACCCGGCCATCCAGGAGAAGCTCTACAAAGAGATCAGCGCCACGAAGGGGGACGACCAGGACGAGGTCTCGGAGGAGGACGTCCACAAGGTGCCGTACCTCAAGGCGGTGGTGCTCGAGGGCCTCCGGAAGCACCCACCGGCGCACTTCGTGCTGCCGCACAAGGCGGCGGAGGACATGGAGGTCGGCGGGTACCTGATTCCCAAGGGGGCGACGGTGAACTTCATGGTGGCCGAGATGAGCAGGGACGAGCGGGAGTGGGAGAAGCCAACGGAGTTCTTGCCGGAGCGGTTCCTGCCAGGCGGCGCAGGCGAAGCGGTGGACGTGACCGGCAATCGGGAGATCAAGATGATGCCGTTCGGCGTGGGCCGGAGGATCTGCGCCGGGCTGGGCATCGCCATGCTCCACCTGGAGTACTTCGTGGCCAACATGGTAAGGGAGTTCGAGTGGCAGGAGGTCCCCGGCGAGGAGGTGGACTTCGCCGAGAAGAACGAGTTCACCGTCGTCATGAAGAAGCCGCTGCGCCCACGCCTCGTGCCCCGAAGGGCCTGA
- the LOC119336844 gene encoding cytochrome P450 89A2-like isoform X1 — MDTWHIFLGSILFAIPLILLLRGRKGGRLRVPPGPPSLPVLGSVVWLTNSLADVEPLLRRLFKRYGPIVSLRVGSRLSIFVADRRLAHAALVERGATLADRPALPSLKLLGENDNTITRASYGPVWRLLRRNLVSETLHPSRVRLFAPARSWVRRVLAEKLRDESSSGGAAVVETFQYAMFCLLVLMCFGERLDEATVRAIAAAQREPLIYRSRKMAVFAFLPSVTKHLYRDRLQTVHAMQRRKKDLFVPLINARREYRKLGGEPKKESTFEHSYVDALLDIKLPEEGNRPLTDNEMINLCSEFLDAGTDTTSTGLQWIMAELVKNPAIQEKLYKEISATKGDDQDEVSEEDVHKVPYLKAVVLEGLRKHPPAHFVLPHKAAEDMEVGGYLIPKGATVNFMVAEMSRDEREWEKPTEFLPERFLPGGAGEAVDVTGNREIKMMPFGVGRRICAGLGIAMLHLEYFVANMVREFEWQEVPGEEVDFAEKNEFTVVMKKPLRPRLVPRRA; from the coding sequence ATGGACACGTGGCACATCTTTCTCGGCTCGATCCTCTTCGCCATCCCGCTGATCCTACTCCTCCGCGGCCGCAAGGGCGGCCGCCTCCGCGTCCCGCCCGGCCCGCCGTCCCTGCCGGTGCTGGGCAGCGTGGTGTGGCTGACCAACTCGCTCGCCGACGTGGAGCCCCTGCTCCGGCGCCTGTTCAAGCGCTACGGCCCCATCGTGTCCCTGCGCGTGGGGTCCCGCCTCTCCATCTTCGTCGCCGACCGCCGCCTCGCGCACGCGGCGCTCGTCGAGCGCGGCGCCACGCTCGCGGACCGCCCCGCCCTCCCTTCGCTGAAGCTGCTGGGCGAGAACGACAACACCATCACGCGCGCCAGCTACGGCCCCGTGTGGCGCCTCCTGCGCCGCAACCTCGTCTCCGAGACGCTGCACCCGTCGCGGGTCCGCCTCTTCGCCCCCGCGCGCTCCTGGGTGCGCCGCGTGCTGGCCGAGAAGCTGCGTGATGAGTCGTCCTCCGGCGGCGCGGCCGTCGTGGAGACATTCCAGTACGCCATGTTCTGTCTCCTCGTGCTCATGTGCTTCGGTGAGCGGCTCGACGAGGCCACGGTCCGCGCGATCGCTGCCGCCCAGCGCGAGCCGCTCATCTACAGGTCGAGGAAGATGGCCGTCTTCGCCTTCCTGCCGTCGGTGACCAAGCACCTCTACCGCGACCGCCTCCAGACCGTGCACGCCATGCAGCGGCGGAAGAAGGACCTGTTCGTGCCGCTGATCAACGCTCGGCGGGAGTACAGGAAACTCGGCGGCGAGCCCAAGAAAGAGAGCACGTTCGAGCACTCCTACGTCGACGCCCTGCTCGACATTAAGCTCCCCGAGGAGGGAAACCGCCCGCTGACCGACAACGAGATGATCAACCTCTGTTCCGAGTTCCTCGACGCCGGGACCGACACCACCTCCACCGGGTTGCAGTGGATCATGGCCGAGCTGGTGAAGAACCCGGCCATCCAGGAGAAGCTCTACAAAGAGATCAGCGCCACGAAGGGGGACGACCAGGACGAGGTCTCGGAGGAGGACGTCCACAAGGTGCCGTACCTCAAGGCGGTGGTGCTCGAGGGCCTCCGGAAGCACCCACCGGCGCACTTCGTGCTGCCGCACAAGGCGGCGGAGGACATGGAGGTCGGCGGGTACCTGATTCCCAAGGGGGCGACGGTGAACTTCATGGTGGCCGAGATGAGCAGGGACGAGCGGGAGTGGGAGAAGCCAACGGAGTTCTTGCCGGAGCGGTTCCTGCCAGGCGGCGCAGGCGAAGCGGTGGACGTGACCGGCAATCGGGAGATCAAGATGATGCCGTTCGGCGTGGGCCGGAGGATCTGCGCCGGGCTGGGCATCGCCATGCTCCACCTGGAGTACTTCGTGGCCAACATGGTAAGGGAGTTCGAGTGGCAGGAGGTCCCCGGCGAGGAGGTGGACTTCGCCGAGAAGAACGAGTTCACCGTCGTCATGAAGAAGCCGCTGCGCCCACGCCTCGTGCCCCGAAGGGCCTGA